One Bosea sp. AS-1 genomic region harbors:
- a CDS encoding HAMP domain-containing protein — MHLRKIIRSTGFRFAVLHTLVFVVCVGLIGWLAEVTVTTALMGQARQRVDAEVAALAMEFEHEGSTGLLSSVQRRFATRESRLRYAILDRDNRTVVGDHGLAAYAGGADASTETETRQFKRDASDSILVAARSLADGTRLVIADDLESIEDVQDVILDAFLLALGVALALGFGTGALLTYALLKRVDAVTRTADAIIGGDLSQRIELTGSGDEFDRLSATLNTMLDRIGA, encoded by the coding sequence ATGCACCTCCGTAAGATCATCCGCAGCACCGGCTTTCGATTTGCGGTCCTGCACACGCTCGTGTTCGTCGTCTGCGTCGGACTGATCGGCTGGCTTGCCGAGGTCACAGTGACGACAGCGCTCATGGGGCAGGCTCGCCAGCGCGTAGATGCCGAAGTGGCCGCCCTTGCGATGGAGTTTGAGCATGAGGGTAGCACCGGATTGCTGTCGAGTGTGCAGCGCCGTTTCGCCACCCGAGAGAGCCGGCTGCGCTATGCGATACTCGACCGGGACAATCGCACTGTTGTTGGTGACCACGGACTTGCGGCTTACGCGGGGGGCGCCGACGCATCCACTGAGACGGAGACACGCCAATTCAAGAGAGACGCGTCTGATTCCATTCTGGTGGCGGCGCGATCGCTGGCTGATGGCACGCGTCTTGTCATCGCTGATGATCTCGAAAGCATCGAGGACGTACAGGATGTCATTTTGGACGCATTCCTACTCGCGTTGGGGGTCGCCCTGGCGCTCGGCTTTGGCACCGGCGCGCTCCTGACCTACGCACTCCTGAAGCGAGTCGATGCTGTGACGCGGACTGCCGACGCTATCATTGGCGGCGATCTCTCTCAGCGCATCGAGTTGACCGGCTCGGGGGACGAGTTCGACCGACTTTCGGCGACACTCAATACGATGCTCGACCGCATTGGGGCTTGA
- a CDS encoding ABC transporter ATP-binding protein produces MILDLNRVKLSIGAVPILHDVSLRVATGEIYGLVGPKGAGKSTTLATAIGLLKPWLGEVKLLGRDPAEAGPAARKEVGVLPERNGFCGWMSAEDYLSFYARLCGRRSTRTDLSSALELVGLSTFATTRTDAFTQNMRQRLGLARAVLGSPRLLVLDEPTGGMDASERREIHDILISIARGGTAILLLTESLEDIERVCTHLGFIVAGRTVAEGMLAESFADQGPRCRFRLRLSGPIPDDDPTSRPARMIGREGEWTVVGVDPARRADEIWRELMFRGWPIVEIVRANQGLQELYAELTEASSPPGRMAA; encoded by the coding sequence GTGATTCTTGACCTTAACAGAGTCAAACTTTCGATTGGTGCCGTTCCCATCCTCCATGACGTCTCTTTACGTGTGGCTACGGGAGAGATCTACGGTCTGGTGGGGCCAAAGGGCGCGGGTAAGAGCACCACGCTGGCGACGGCCATCGGGCTTTTGAAGCCCTGGTTAGGCGAAGTGAAGCTGCTGGGGCGAGATCCCGCTGAGGCAGGACCAGCTGCGCGCAAGGAGGTTGGTGTCCTACCCGAACGGAACGGCTTCTGCGGTTGGATGTCGGCGGAGGACTATTTGTCCTTCTATGCCCGCCTGTGTGGGCGACGTTCAACAAGAACCGACCTCTCTTCCGCATTGGAGCTCGTCGGTCTTTCAACCTTCGCCACCACTCGGACCGACGCATTCACGCAGAATATGCGCCAGCGGCTCGGGCTCGCGAGGGCGGTTCTCGGCAGCCCACGTCTCCTCGTGCTCGACGAGCCAACCGGCGGCATGGACGCAAGCGAGCGTCGCGAGATCCACGATATCCTGATTTCGATCGCGAGAGGTGGAACGGCAATTCTGCTCTTGACGGAGAGCCTTGAGGACATCGAACGGGTCTGTACTCATCTGGGGTTCATCGTCGCGGGACGGACGGTCGCAGAAGGCATGCTCGCGGAGAGTTTTGCCGACCAGGGGCCGCGATGCAGATTCCGGCTGCGCCTTTCCGGCCCGATTCCAGATGATGACCCGACGAGCCGCCCGGCGCGGATGATCGGCCGTGAAGGTGAGTGGACGGTGGTCGGCGTCGATCCGGCGCGGCGCGCCGATGAAATTTGGCGCGAGCTCATGTTCCGCGGCTGGCCTATTGTCGAGATCGTGCGTGCCAACCAGGGACTGCAGGAGCTCTACGCCGAGCTCACAGAGGCTAGTTCGCCGCCGGGGAGAATGGCAGCATGA
- a CDS encoding ABC transporter permease subunit: MITLPSLLEGRCISALRLESGLHPVRLLAAKEALETVTSPRRSVWLLGLFVMFALGSLALILKATGGSYMLNNQALSTLLGLITGLGAVFATVAGTDAIAGEQERGSWTSLLVAPLSSRQIVRGKLAAPLAAWGAILILTVPALWALGSTTSRFTLQALGVVAVGTPVVLGFGFLAFGLAARLSSGPWALSLSLGALGLAASPIVWDQELGARSLGAAFETIDPFWGALRFYDAVANQPQTWDQHGAYALPGLVWLVVTSRFALASHRHVQWRGPQSIGAKFHVWPIW, translated from the coding sequence ATGATCACATTACCCAGCCTTCTGGAAGGGCGCTGCATTTCGGCGTTGCGTCTCGAAAGCGGCCTGCACCCGGTGCGTTTACTGGCTGCAAAGGAGGCCCTGGAGACGGTGACGAGCCCGCGCCGATCGGTTTGGTTGCTGGGGCTTTTTGTGATGTTCGCCCTCGGGTCCCTTGCGCTGATTCTGAAGGCGACGGGCGGATCATACATGTTGAACAACCAGGCCCTTTCGACTCTGCTCGGGCTGATCACGGGGCTCGGGGCGGTATTTGCGACCGTCGCAGGTACGGACGCGATTGCGGGCGAGCAGGAGCGCGGTTCGTGGACCTCGTTGCTTGTGGCCCCTCTGTCGTCCCGACAAATCGTCCGGGGCAAACTCGCGGCACCGCTCGCGGCATGGGGGGCAATCTTGATTCTGACGGTACCTGCTCTTTGGGCACTAGGCAGCACAACCTCCCGCTTTACCCTGCAGGCGCTCGGGGTCGTTGCCGTTGGAACACCCGTCGTGCTCGGCTTCGGGTTTCTCGCTTTTGGGTTAGCGGCCCGGCTCAGTTCGGGTCCTTGGGCGTTGTCGCTGTCGCTTGGCGCGCTCGGGCTTGCGGCGAGCCCGATTGTCTGGGATCAGGAGCTCGGAGCAAGATCTCTTGGCGCTGCGTTCGAGACAATCGACCCGTTTTGGGGCGCACTGAGGTTCTACGACGCGGTCGCGAACCAACCGCAGACGTGGGATCAGCACGGGGCGTATGCACTGCCGGGCTTGGTTTGGCTGGTTGTCACCTCTAGATTCGCGCTCGCAAGTCACAGGCACGTTCAATGGCGAGGGCCGCAGTCGATCGGAGCAAAGTTTCATGTTTGGCCCATCTGGTGA
- a CDS encoding response regulator transcription factor, translating into MKILVIEDDIETGAYVKGGLEEQGHVVDLAANGRDGLFLAAGETYDIMIIDRMLPGLDGLGIVKTVRGAGIKTPIIFLTTMVGVGDRVEGLEAGGDDYLVKPFAFAELSARVNALSRRPPMASVETVLRLADLTLDLIARKVRRGSQDIELQPREFRLLEYLMRNAGRVVTRTMLLENVWDFHFDPKTNIVETHMSRLRSKIDKGFEPELIETVRGAGYLLHAPP; encoded by the coding sequence ATGAAGATCCTGGTGATCGAGGACGACATCGAAACTGGAGCCTACGTGAAGGGAGGGCTCGAGGAGCAAGGGCACGTCGTCGATCTCGCTGCGAATGGACGGGATGGCCTCTTCCTCGCAGCGGGAGAGACGTACGATATCATGATCATCGACCGCATGTTGCCGGGTCTGGACGGTTTGGGGATCGTCAAGACGGTGCGGGGCGCAGGCATCAAGACCCCCATCATCTTCTTGACCACAATGGTCGGGGTAGGAGACCGCGTCGAAGGACTGGAGGCCGGCGGTGACGATTACCTTGTGAAGCCGTTTGCCTTCGCCGAGCTCTCGGCCCGGGTCAACGCACTGTCGCGTCGGCCTCCTATGGCCAGTGTCGAAACGGTGTTGCGGCTAGCTGATCTCACATTGGATCTGATCGCGCGTAAGGTGAGACGCGGCAGCCAGGACATTGAGCTGCAGCCACGCGAGTTCCGGCTGCTGGAGTATCTGATGCGCAATGCCGGTCGGGTCGTGACGCGGACGATGCTGCTCGAGAATGTGTGGGATTTTCACTTCGATCCCAAGACCAACATCGTCGAGACCCATATGAGCCGGCTTCGGTCGAAGATCGACAAGGGCTTCGAGCCGGAACTCATCGAGACGGTTCGGGGCGCGGGCTATCTCCTCCATGCACCTCCGTAA
- a CDS encoding PepSY domain-containing protein, producing the protein MDQTAALTANAKTTLAQGITTAKHQVGGNAAVASIEVHLDKEVYAIDAFKDGQIYAAIVDIQTGTIADTFETHDDEDEDDCGLRSSGVVRPTTSRSCLGRTSRK; encoded by the coding sequence GTGGATCAGACGGCGGCTCTCACTGCCAACGCGAAGACCACTCTCGCGCAGGGGATCACAACAGCTAAGCACCAGGTTGGCGGCAATGCGGCCGTCGCTTCCATAGAGGTTCATCTGGACAAGGAAGTCTATGCGATCGACGCGTTCAAGGACGGTCAGATTTACGCAGCGATTGTCGACATACAGACGGGCACGATCGCCGACACATTTGAGACTCATGATGACGAAGACGAGGACGATTGCGGCCTTCGCTCGAGCGGGGTCGTACGCCCGACGACGAGCCGATCCTGTTTGGGCCGAACGTCAAGAAAATAA
- a CDS encoding IS630 family transposase (programmed frameshift): MGRSYSDDLRARVSGFVEAGHSRRAAARHFGVSESFAVKLLQRASRLKTLRPARQGRPPGGRLDGHSAFLVAQVEATPDITMPELAARLVEATGVSAAPAVLSRLLCRLGFTYKKSLMASECARVDIAEQRHLWIIRRQPLMRIELHRLVFIDETAINTKMVRLRGRSRCGERLPASAPFGHWRTQSFIAGLRCHGLSAPWIVDKAMDRIAFDLYIETQLAPTLSKGDIVILDNLAVHKSNRAAQCLADRGAWFLFLPPYSPDLNPIEMAFAKLKAHLRKAAARTFDALWKAVGDICNLFTPAECRNFFRHAGYASD; the protein is encoded by the exons ATGGGTCGCAGCTATTCGGATGATCTGCGCGCACGGGTCTCCGGCTTCGTCGAAGCGGGGCATTCTCGTCGCGCCGCAGCGCGGCATTTCGGGGTGAGCGAGAGCTTTGCGGTGAAGCTGCTTCAGCGTGCGTCACGTCTGAAAACGCTACGGCCTGCGCGTCAGGGGCGTCCGCCCGGCGGCAGGCTGGATGGGCACAGTGCCTTCCTTGTGGCGCAGGTGGAGGCCACGCCCGATATCACGATGCCGGAACTGGCCGCCCGGCTGGTCGAGGCGACAGGGGTGAGCGCGGCGCCGGCTGTTCTGTCCCGGCTTCTGTGCCGGCTGGGCTTCACATATAAAAAAAGC CTGATGGCGTCGGAATGCGCACGCGTTGACATCGCTGAGCAGCGCCATCTCTGGATCATACGCCGCCAGCCTCTGATGCGGATCGAGCTTCACCGGCTCGTCTTCATCGACGAGACCGCGATCAACACCAAAATGGTCAGGCTGCGAGGCCGCAGCCGCTGCGGAGAGAGGCTTCCCGCCTCGGCCCCGTTCGGACATTGGCGGACCCAGAGCTTCATCGCCGGCCTGCGCTGCCACGGGCTGAGCGCGCCATGGATCGTCGACAAGGCCATGGATCGCATCGCATTCGATCTCTACATCGAGACCCAGCTCGCACCGACCTTGTCGAAAGGCGACATCGTCATCCTCGACAATCTCGCCGTCCACAAAAGCAACCGCGCCGCCCAATGCCTCGCCGACAGAGGCGCCTGGTTCCTCTTCCTGCCGCCCTACAGTCCCGATCTCAATCCGATCGAGATGGCCTTCGCCAAGCTCAAGGCTCACCTGCGCAAGGCCGCCGCCAGGACCTTCGACGCACTCTGGAAGGCCGTCGGTGACATCTGCAATCTCTTCACCCCAGCCGAATGCCGAAACTTCTTCAGACACGCCGGATATGCGTCCGATTAA